The Ammoniphilus oxalaticus genome contains a region encoding:
- the trpE gene encoding anthranilate synthase component I, whose amino-acid sequence MYYPSLEKVESLYHDYNLIPIRMTFMADQETPISIYQKLQRDGSFLLESVEGGSRWARYSFIGLHPLLTFETKQGLTKIQHRDGRLEQKEGNPVYLLRDTLAAYRSPVLSGTPRFTGGAVGYFGFDILTYFEDLPVSPDNDLQMDDVKFMFADSVIVFDHLKQEIQVIEHVHVEANDTAETIQAKYDNCCARIRQMAQNIRKSDQQSRDLYMMPEQIEPIEVNSNMTKAEFLQMIDRAKQYIKLGDVSQVVVSQRFEVAEPPQPLDVYRVLRSLNPSPYMYYLQFSQDEKLVGTSPELLVRVEEGRVETRPIAGTRKRGETEAEDAKLIEELLADKKERAEHDMLVGLGKEDIGRVCKAGSVNVEQYLEVELYSHVMHIVSHVAGKLHPDKSAFDALISCFPAGTVSGSPKLRAMEIIAELEQTARNAYAGAIGYFSFTGNMDSCITIRTIIFKNGKAYIQAGAGIVSDSVPETEFEETENKAKALIRAIQVAKQIKRLEEDDEHVSSAAK is encoded by the coding sequence ATGTATTATCCCTCATTAGAAAAAGTTGAAAGCCTTTATCACGATTACAATTTAATTCCGATTCGGATGACGTTTATGGCGGATCAAGAGACACCGATTAGCATTTATCAGAAATTACAACGTGATGGTTCCTTTTTATTAGAAAGTGTAGAAGGCGGCTCGCGTTGGGCTCGCTATTCATTCATCGGCTTACACCCGTTATTAACGTTTGAAACGAAGCAAGGGCTGACGAAGATCCAGCATCGCGACGGGCGGCTCGAACAAAAAGAAGGCAATCCGGTGTATCTATTGCGTGACACGCTAGCGGCATATCGGAGTCCGGTTTTGTCGGGAACCCCGCGTTTTACAGGCGGCGCGGTCGGATACTTTGGATTTGATATTTTAACGTACTTTGAAGATTTGCCCGTCAGTCCAGATAACGACTTGCAAATGGATGATGTGAAGTTTATGTTTGCTGATTCGGTGATCGTGTTTGACCATTTAAAGCAGGAGATTCAAGTGATTGAACACGTGCATGTCGAGGCAAACGATACTGCGGAAACCATCCAAGCAAAGTATGATAATTGCTGCGCGCGGATACGACAGATGGCCCAAAACATTCGCAAATCGGATCAACAATCTCGCGATCTATACATGATGCCAGAACAGATAGAACCGATTGAAGTAAATTCGAACATGACGAAAGCGGAATTTCTACAGATGATTGATCGCGCCAAACAGTACATCAAATTGGGCGACGTTTCACAAGTGGTTGTTTCGCAACGCTTTGAAGTGGCGGAACCGCCGCAGCCGTTGGATGTGTATCGTGTGTTGCGCTCTTTGAATCCTTCGCCTTATATGTATTACTTGCAATTTTCGCAAGATGAAAAATTAGTAGGGACATCGCCTGAGCTACTCGTCCGCGTTGAAGAAGGCAGAGTAGAGACGAGACCGATTGCGGGAACGAGAAAACGAGGCGAAACAGAAGCGGAAGATGCGAAGTTGATCGAAGAATTACTCGCTGATAAAAAGGAACGAGCCGAGCATGACATGTTAGTCGGGTTAGGCAAAGAGGATATCGGGCGTGTTTGCAAAGCGGGTAGCGTGAATGTCGAGCAGTATTTAGAAGTCGAGTTATACTCGCATGTAATGCATATCGTATCCCATGTGGCAGGGAAGTTACATCCAGACAAAAGCGCATTCGACGCGCTTATCTCCTGCTTCCCAGCGGGAACGGTCTCCGGATCGCCCAAATTACGGGCAATGGAGATTATTGCGGAATTAGAACAGACGGCCCGTAATGCGTATGCGGGAGCGATTGGTTACTTTAGTTTTACGGGTAATATGGATTCTTGCATTACGATCCGCACGATCATCTTCAAAAACGGGAAAGCCTATATTCAGGCCGGAGCGGGCATCGTTTCCGACTCTGTGCCAGAAACCGAATTTGAGGAGACGGAAAATAAAGCGAAAGCATTGATTCGGGCGATTCAGGTTGCAAAACAGATTAAGAGATTAGAGGAGGATGATGAGCATGTTTCAAGCGCTGCTAAATAA
- the trpD gene encoding anthranilate phosphoribosyltransferase gives MFQALLNKVVDLEHMSRAEARESMDLIMQGEATPAQLGSFLTALRIKGETIEELTGFAQSMRSHATQLQAQTENLIDTCGTGGDGGNTFNISTASALVAAAGGARVAKHGNRAVSSRSGSADVLEKLGVHIELSVEEATRCLEETNLCFMFAPLYHQAMKHAVGTRREIGFRTVFNLLGPMTNPAGADRQIIGVYDASLAEKVAYALRELGLTRGLVVAGEDGLDEISVCAPSKIVELKNGEIFSYRVTPEQLNVGVHSLQSISGGHADENAEIIRQVFAGAEGADRDIVLVNSAAALYLAEKCGSLAEGVELARQLIDDGLVTQKLDELVGFTRRISHAS, from the coding sequence ATGTTTCAAGCGCTGCTAAATAAAGTAGTCGACTTAGAACATATGAGTAGAGCAGAAGCGAGAGAGTCGATGGACCTGATTATGCAAGGGGAGGCTACGCCAGCCCAGTTAGGCAGTTTCTTAACTGCGTTGCGGATCAAAGGCGAGACGATCGAGGAGTTGACGGGGTTTGCCCAGTCAATGCGCTCTCACGCGACGCAATTGCAGGCCCAAACCGAAAACTTAATTGATACATGCGGCACAGGCGGCGATGGAGGCAACACGTTTAACATTTCAACGGCGTCTGCTTTAGTCGCGGCGGCAGGCGGAGCCCGCGTTGCCAAACATGGCAATCGAGCCGTTTCAAGTCGCAGTGGCAGCGCCGATGTGCTCGAGAAGCTTGGCGTGCATATTGAGTTAAGCGTTGAAGAAGCGACGCGTTGTTTAGAAGAAACGAACCTTTGCTTCATGTTCGCTCCATTGTATCATCAGGCGATGAAACATGCGGTCGGAACGCGACGTGAAATTGGTTTCCGCACCGTATTTAACCTACTAGGTCCAATGACCAATCCAGCGGGCGCAGACCGCCAAATTATCGGGGTCTATGATGCGAGCTTAGCGGAAAAAGTGGCGTATGCGTTGCGCGAACTGGGTTTAACGCGTGGATTGGTTGTTGCGGGAGAAGACGGGCTTGATGAAATTAGCGTGTGCGCCCCAAGCAAAATCGTTGAATTGAAAAACGGCGAAATCTTTAGCTATCGCGTGACGCCCGAGCAATTGAATGTTGGCGTTCATTCATTGCAGTCGATCTCCGGTGGTCATGCCGATGAAAACGCGGAAATCATCCGCCAAGTCTTTGCGGGAGCGGAAGGCGCCGATCGCGATATTGTACTCGTCAATAGCGCCGCCGCGTTATATTTAGCGGAGAAATGCGGATCGTTGGCAGAAGGCGTTGAACTTGCTAGGCAACTCATAGATGATGGATTAGTTACACAAAAGCTCGATGAATTAGTCGGCTTCACAAGGAGGATCTCTCATGCTTCATAA
- the trpC gene encoding indole-3-glycerol phosphate synthase TrpC — protein MLHKIIAEKRREVESLKRRLDHGKIEEALGAVAAPLPFVDRLLSSKRKVSVIAEVKKASPSKGVIRPDFDPLALAQAYADANVEAMSVLTDEKFFQGNNDYLTTIKREIPTTPLLRKDFIIDPLQVYEARLIGADCILLIAAALEPRQLSELADLAAELGMDTLIEVHNEAEIEQTLAHTKPSVLGINNRDLKTFETTLKTTERLMSFIPSDLPVISESGIRSREDIDYLAGLGARGVLVGEHFMRQQDITVAVKELVD, from the coding sequence ATGCTTCATAAGATTATTGCAGAAAAAAGACGAGAAGTAGAAAGCTTGAAAAGGCGGCTTGATCACGGTAAGATCGAAGAGGCGCTCGGCGCGGTTGCCGCTCCGTTGCCATTTGTGGATAGATTGTTATCAAGTAAGCGAAAAGTGAGCGTGATTGCCGAGGTGAAGAAGGCCTCGCCGTCTAAAGGCGTGATTCGCCCTGATTTTGATCCGCTTGCGTTAGCTCAGGCCTATGCGGACGCCAACGTAGAAGCGATGTCCGTATTGACAGATGAGAAGTTTTTCCAGGGAAATAATGACTATTTAACGACGATTAAACGGGAGATCCCTACAACTCCTTTACTTAGAAAAGATTTTATCATCGATCCATTGCAAGTGTACGAAGCGCGCCTAATCGGGGCCGATTGCATTTTACTGATCGCCGCGGCTCTCGAACCGCGTCAGTTAAGCGAGTTGGCGGATTTGGCCGCGGAACTTGGGATGGATACGTTGATTGAAGTGCATAACGAAGCAGAAATTGAACAAACATTGGCGCATACGAAACCATCGGTGCTGGGGATTAACAATCGTGATTTAAAGACGTTCGAAACGACGTTAAAAACGACAGAGCGTCTCATGTCGTTCATTCCAAGTGACCTGCCTGTGATTAGTGAGAGCGGGATTCGTTCGCGAGAAGATATTGATTATTTAGCGGGACTTGGAGCCCGTGGTGTGTTAGTCGGCGAGCACTTTATGCGTCAACAAGACATTACGGTCGCGGTCAAAGAGTTGGTTGACTGA
- a CDS encoding phosphoribosylanthranilate isomerase: MSLKLKCCGFKDLDGVRKLQGQAVDYVGFILAPSKRQITVEQLAELTPHVPTGMKKVGVWVNPTFEEVVAAVQKAGLDAVQLHGHEPPSFCEQVKQACSVDLIKVFHVGEGRSTALPEAYGAVIDYALLDTYDPQLAGGTGKAFNWEQIGRYREWCDEHGVQLLVAGGITAENVTDLLSHYAIDGVDLASGVETDGKKDVVKIKTLAEKVKRYGNSSKRNR; encoded by the coding sequence ATGAGTCTAAAGCTAAAATGTTGCGGCTTTAAAGATCTTGATGGGGTTCGAAAGCTACAGGGGCAAGCTGTTGATTATGTCGGTTTTATCCTGGCTCCGAGCAAACGGCAAATTACGGTGGAGCAGCTAGCCGAATTGACCCCGCATGTTCCGACTGGGATGAAAAAGGTCGGGGTGTGGGTCAATCCGACCTTCGAGGAAGTCGTTGCGGCGGTTCAAAAGGCGGGTTTAGACGCGGTTCAATTGCATGGTCACGAACCGCCTTCTTTTTGCGAGCAGGTCAAACAAGCCTGTTCAGTCGATTTGATCAAAGTGTTTCACGTCGGAGAGGGGCGATCGACCGCTTTGCCAGAGGCGTATGGAGCGGTGATCGACTATGCGTTGTTGGATACGTATGATCCCCAGTTGGCTGGCGGAACAGGTAAAGCGTTTAACTGGGAGCAAATCGGGCGCTATCGGGAATGGTGTGATGAACATGGCGTTCAGTTGCTTGTCGCGGGCGGGATTACAGCGGAGAACGTGACAGATTTACTATCTCATTATGCAATCGATGGCGTTGATCTGGCGAGTGGTGTGGAAACGGATGGAAAGAAAGATGTTGTAAAAATAAAAACTTTGGCTGAGAAGGTGAAACGGTATGGCAACAGTTCCAAACGAAATCGGTAG
- the trpB gene encoding tryptophan synthase subunit beta, with amino-acid sequence MATVPNEIGRFGEYGGKYVPETLMNALEELEQAYRAVQKDESFYKELQSYLHYFAGRETPLYFADRLTEHLGGAKIYLKREDLVHTGAHKLNNALGQGLLAKRMGKTKIVAETGAGQHGVASATVAAKLGLECKVFMGEEDIRRQALNVFRMELLGAEVIPALSGTKTLKDATNEAIRYWVSNVEDTFYLLGSVVGPHPYPMIVRDFQRVIGDETKRQILEAEGRLPDTLIACVGGGSNAMGLFYPFMKDENVRMIGVEAAGKGVETDQHAATFAKGRKGVIHGSLTYLLQDEHGQIQEPYSISAGLDYPGVGPEHAYLKDSGRATYHPITDKEALDALQILCKTEGIIPALESSHAVAEAIKLAPSLPPEHLIVISLSGRGDKDVESIQRHLGGKADE; translated from the coding sequence ATGGCAACAGTTCCAAACGAAATCGGTAGATTTGGAGAATACGGGGGGAAGTACGTACCCGAGACATTAATGAACGCGTTGGAAGAATTAGAGCAAGCTTATCGCGCGGTCCAGAAAGATGAAAGCTTTTATAAGGAGTTACAATCATATCTTCATTATTTTGCGGGACGGGAAACGCCGCTTTATTTCGCAGATCGTTTAACTGAGCATTTAGGCGGGGCAAAAATATATTTGAAACGTGAGGACCTTGTGCATACAGGGGCGCATAAATTGAACAATGCCTTGGGACAAGGGTTACTTGCCAAGAGAATGGGTAAGACGAAAATCGTTGCTGAAACAGGGGCGGGCCAACACGGGGTCGCATCAGCGACAGTCGCGGCGAAACTAGGCTTAGAATGCAAAGTGTTCATGGGCGAAGAAGACATTCGTCGCCAAGCGCTCAACGTGTTTCGAATGGAACTGTTAGGGGCGGAAGTGATTCCTGCGTTGTCAGGCACGAAAACGTTGAAAGACGCGACAAATGAAGCGATTCGCTACTGGGTGTCCAATGTTGAAGATACGTTTTACTTACTCGGTTCAGTCGTTGGACCGCATCCGTATCCGATGATTGTCCGTGATTTTCAACGCGTGATTGGCGATGAAACGAAGCGACAGATTTTGGAGGCGGAAGGACGCTTACCGGATACGTTAATCGCTTGTGTTGGCGGCGGCAGCAATGCGATGGGACTCTTTTATCCGTTTATGAAAGATGAGAACGTGCGGATGATCGGGGTTGAGGCGGCTGGTAAAGGGGTTGAGACCGATCAGCATGCGGCGACCTTTGCGAAAGGACGCAAAGGAGTAATCCATGGCTCACTAACGTACTTATTGCAAGATGAGCATGGGCAGATTCAGGAACCGTATTCAATCTCCGCTGGATTGGATTACCCAGGTGTTGGACCTGAACACGCTTATTTGAAAGATTCGGGCCGGGCGACTTACCATCCGATTACGGACAAGGAAGCGTTAGACGCCTTGCAAATATTATGTAAAACTGAAGGAATTATTCCCGCTCTTGAAAGCTCTCACGCGGTGGCGGAAGCAATCAAGCTCGCGCCAAGTTTACCGCCTGAGCATTTGATCGTGATTAGCTTGTCGGGAAGAGGAGATAAAGACGTCGAATCGATTCAACGTCATTTAGGAGGAAAAGCCGATGAGTAA
- the trpA gene encoding tryptophan synthase subunit alpha has translation MSKQTKQNRIEAIFEEKPLPLLMPFITAGDPTPEATIDICLALQEAGAGIIELGVPYSDPLADGPTIQQASLRALKNKITLGDCIELGATMRERGLEIPLVLFSYFNPVLQFGYDNLLEKMKKAGFDGLLVPDLPVEESAELEQLASSFDIPFISLVAPTSKQRIEKIVKNARGFIYCVSSLGVTGARSELDAGLSDFLDEVNALAKVPVAVGFGISRKEQVDQLSSHADGVIVGSAIVREIEQREEMLRDEAKRPQALAELKTFVQTLMSGVR, from the coding sequence ATGAGTAAACAAACAAAGCAGAACCGTATTGAAGCGATCTTCGAAGAAAAACCGTTGCCTTTGTTGATGCCGTTTATTACAGCGGGCGATCCGACCCCAGAGGCGACGATTGATATTTGCTTAGCGTTGCAAGAAGCGGGAGCGGGCATCATTGAATTAGGCGTTCCTTATTCTGATCCGTTGGCGGATGGACCGACGATTCAACAAGCGTCTTTACGGGCGTTGAAAAATAAGATTACACTCGGAGATTGTATTGAGTTGGGAGCGACGATGCGTGAACGCGGCCTTGAAATCCCGCTCGTGTTGTTTAGCTATTTTAATCCCGTGTTGCAATTCGGCTATGACAACTTGCTAGAAAAAATGAAGAAAGCCGGGTTTGACGGGTTGCTTGTGCCGGATCTACCGGTTGAGGAAAGCGCAGAATTAGAGCAATTGGCGTCTTCTTTTGATATTCCATTTATCTCACTGGTTGCGCCGACCTCCAAGCAACGCATTGAAAAGATCGTGAAAAACGCGCGCGGCTTCATTTATTGTGTTTCCTCTTTAGGGGTGACAGGGGCGAGAAGCGAGCTGGACGCTGGCTTATCCGATTTTCTCGATGAGGTGAACGCGCTCGCGAAAGTGCCTGTCGCGGTTGGCTTTGGTATTTCTCGGAAAGAACAAGTGGATCAATTAAGCTCACATGCGGACGGCGTGATTGTCGGCAGCGCGATTGTGCGTGAAATTGAACAGCGCGAAGAGATGTTGCGTGATGAAGCAAAGCGGCCGCAAGCGTTGGCGGAGCTTAAAACATTTGTGCAAACCCTCATGTCTGGAGTAAGATAA
- the hisC gene encoding histidinol-phosphate transaminase — translation MIPKKQIVDLPVYQPGKPISEVTAELGLKEIVKLASNENPFGCSPRVKEALQPLLDRLAYYPDGGSMELRAKLAAFLGVDEDRLIFGNGSDELLMLTTRAYLEPGLNTVMATPTFSVYKTTSTVEGAEVIEVPLQDGRHDLPAMLAAINDKTRIVWICNPNNPSGTIVSEQELRQFLDQAPATTLVALDEAYYEYVTDASYPQSLDLLNEYPNVIVYRTFSKIYGIAGLRMGYGVASADVIDKINRVREPFNTSSVAQTAAIAAIADQDFVNTCREVNDKGREQLYRGFDQLGLSYYRTQGNFILVETGQNGNEIFDALLKKGYIIRSGVPLGFPTSIRVTIGSEAQNAGFLQALGEVLAT, via the coding sequence ATGATTCCAAAGAAACAAATCGTTGATCTGCCTGTCTATCAGCCGGGTAAACCGATTAGCGAAGTAACAGCAGAATTAGGGCTGAAGGAAATTGTAAAATTAGCGTCGAATGAAAACCCGTTCGGTTGTTCGCCGCGCGTAAAAGAAGCGCTTCAGCCGTTGTTAGACCGATTAGCCTACTACCCAGATGGGGGAAGCATGGAATTGAGGGCGAAACTAGCCGCTTTTCTTGGGGTGGACGAGGATCGCTTAATTTTTGGGAATGGATCGGACGAGCTATTAATGTTGACGACCCGCGCTTATTTGGAGCCAGGTTTGAACACCGTCATGGCTACGCCTACTTTTTCCGTCTATAAAACAACTTCAACGGTTGAAGGCGCTGAGGTGATTGAAGTTCCGTTGCAGGATGGAAGGCATGATCTGCCGGCCATGTTAGCGGCGATTAATGACAAGACGAGGATCGTTTGGATCTGTAATCCGAACAATCCGTCTGGCACGATCGTTTCTGAACAAGAGCTGCGTCAATTTTTAGATCAAGCGCCAGCGACGACACTTGTTGCCCTTGATGAAGCCTACTATGAATACGTGACGGATGCCAGTTATCCGCAATCGCTTGATTTGTTAAACGAGTATCCAAATGTCATCGTGTACCGCACATTTTCCAAAATATACGGAATCGCCGGACTGCGAATGGGTTATGGAGTCGCGTCAGCGGATGTGATCGATAAGATCAATCGGGTCCGTGAACCATTTAATACGAGCAGTGTCGCTCAAACTGCGGCGATTGCGGCAATAGCGGACCAAGATTTTGTTAATACGTGCCGCGAGGTGAATGACAAAGGACGGGAGCAATTGTATCGCGGTTTTGATCAATTGGGATTGAGCTATTATCGGACGCAAGGTAACTTTATTTTGGTAGAGACGGGGCAAAACGGTAACGAAATTTTTGATGCTTTGCTTAAAAAGGGGTACATTATTCGCTCTGGTGTACCGCTTGGCTTCCCCACTTCGATTCGAGTGACGATCGGCAGCGAAGCGCAAAACGCGGGCTTTTTGCAAGCGTTGGGTGAGGTGCTTGCCACGTGA
- a CDS encoding prephenate dehydrogenase, whose translation MKKKVAVLGVGLIGGSLALAIKNEQTEIIGFDVEEETLQQALALGVIDQGTTHLAKAVQDADFIFLCSPVAKLFELISFLRYTPLKEGAIISDTGSTKGTLVEWTSDFQKKNVHFIGGHPMAGSHKSGVEAAHDHLFENAYYVLTPDQSIPQEAVDSLQALLAQTRANIVILDPTEHDQIVGAISHFPHIIAAALVKQVERYSDESPWYHQLAAGGFRDITRIASSNPQMWRDILLNNRKVMLDLAEDWKKVLDEIITLVRESDGAGIQNFFQEARSFRDQFPERKKGAIAPMYDLFVDVADHPGVIGRITTLLGEKEISITNIRILEIREDIMGVLTVTFRSDEDLERAREALTEEGYRVYSRE comes from the coding sequence GTGAAAAAGAAGGTAGCGGTGTTGGGTGTGGGACTGATCGGAGGGTCCCTCGCCCTTGCCATTAAAAATGAACAGACAGAAATTATCGGTTTCGATGTCGAGGAGGAGACGCTGCAACAGGCGTTAGCGCTTGGCGTGATCGACCAGGGCACAACCCATTTGGCTAAAGCGGTGCAAGACGCTGATTTTATTTTCCTCTGCTCGCCTGTCGCCAAGTTGTTTGAACTCATTTCATTTCTTCGCTATACGCCATTGAAAGAAGGGGCGATCATTTCTGATACAGGCAGCACCAAAGGGACCCTTGTCGAGTGGACAAGCGATTTCCAAAAGAAAAATGTTCACTTTATCGGTGGACATCCAATGGCTGGCTCCCATAAATCTGGGGTGGAGGCGGCCCATGATCACTTGTTCGAAAATGCTTACTATGTATTAACGCCAGACCAAAGCATTCCGCAAGAGGCAGTCGATTCGCTGCAAGCCTTGCTCGCTCAAACGCGGGCGAATATCGTAATTTTGGACCCAACTGAGCATGACCAAATCGTCGGGGCAATCAGTCATTTTCCACATATCATCGCTGCGGCATTGGTCAAACAAGTCGAGCGATACAGCGACGAATCTCCGTGGTATCATCAGTTGGCTGCGGGCGGTTTTCGGGATATTACGCGGATTGCCTCTAGCAACCCGCAAATGTGGCGCGATATTTTGCTCAATAACCGTAAAGTGATGCTTGATTTGGCTGAAGATTGGAAAAAAGTGTTGGATGAAATCATCACCCTTGTGCGTGAGTCAGACGGGGCGGGCATTCAAAATTTTTTCCAAGAGGCGAGGTCTTTTCGCGATCAATTTCCAGAGCGTAAAAAGGGCGCGATCGCTCCCATGTACGATTTGTTCGTTGATGTAGCGGACCACCCAGGTGTGATCGGGCGAATTACGACGTTGCTCGGCGAAAAGGAAATTAGCATCACCAACATTCGCATTTTGGAAATTCGCGAAGACATAATGGGTGTGTTAACGGTGACATTTAGGAGCGATGAAGATTTAGAACGGGCTCGAGAAGCGCTAACCGAAGAAGGGTACCGCGTTTATTCTCGAGAATAA
- the aroA gene encoding 3-phosphoshikimate 1-carboxyvinyltransferase, translating into MLTTTKVKQVAGEITVPGDKSISHRAVMFSSMAKGKAHISGFLPGADCMSTIDCFRKMGVVIDHARGDQVTVDSQGMDGWLEPANILDVGNSGTTIRLMAGILAGRPFHSVLIGDESIAGRPMNRIAQPLRELGARIDGRGGGEFTPLSIRGGGLQGIEYHSPVASAQVKSAILLAGLQASGTTTIYEPHLSRDHTEAMLSSFGVKLETFAGGVSIEGGQTLQQQEEIHVPGDISSAAFLLAAAAIVPGSNLLIKNVGINPTRTGILDVLIEMGAKLEIQNEREQSGERVADLYIEHAPLRGIEISGEIIPRLIDEIPVIAVIATQAEGRTVIKDAAELKVKETNRIDVTVAELRKMGASIEPTDDGMIIEGPRPLQGAACHSHGDHRIGMAMAVAGLVAEGETTVSGAAAIDISFPGFGELLAAVVER; encoded by the coding sequence ATGCTAACGACAACGAAAGTGAAGCAAGTAGCAGGTGAGATTACCGTGCCCGGCGACAAATCAATTTCGCATCGGGCCGTCATGTTTAGTTCAATGGCAAAAGGGAAAGCGCATATATCGGGTTTTTTGCCTGGCGCGGATTGTATGAGCACAATCGATTGTTTTCGAAAAATGGGCGTGGTGATTGACCATGCTCGCGGCGATCAGGTGACGGTTGATAGTCAAGGCATGGATGGCTGGCTAGAGCCCGCCAATATTTTGGATGTGGGCAACTCGGGCACGACGATCCGTTTGATGGCGGGGATATTGGCGGGACGCCCGTTCCATTCCGTGTTGATTGGCGATGAGTCGATCGCAGGACGTCCGATGAATCGGATCGCGCAACCGTTGCGTGAGTTAGGCGCTCGGATTGATGGGCGCGGGGGCGGTGAATTCACTCCGCTTTCGATTCGCGGCGGCGGATTGCAAGGGATCGAATACCATTCACCGGTCGCAAGCGCCCAAGTGAAATCCGCGATTTTACTGGCTGGATTGCAAGCAAGCGGTACGACGACCATTTATGAGCCGCATCTGTCACGCGATCATACCGAAGCGATGCTTTCTTCATTCGGCGTAAAATTGGAAACCTTTGCGGGCGGTGTCTCGATTGAGGGCGGTCAAACGTTGCAGCAACAGGAAGAGATTCATGTGCCCGGCGATATTTCTTCCGCGGCTTTTTTATTGGCGGCGGCGGCTATCGTTCCAGGCAGCAACCTATTGATCAAAAATGTCGGGATCAACCCGACGCGCACAGGCATTCTTGATGTGTTGATTGAAATGGGGGCAAAACTTGAGATCCAAAATGAGCGGGAACAGAGCGGCGAACGGGTCGCGGACCTGTACATAGAGCATGCCCCATTGCGCGGAATCGAAATCAGCGGCGAAATAATCCCGCGGTTAATTGACGAAATCCCGGTTATCGCTGTAATTGCCACACAAGCGGAAGGGAGGACAGTCATCAAAGATGCCGCTGAACTCAAAGTAAAAGAAACGAACCGCATCGATGTGACTGTTGCCGAACTACGTAAAATGGGGGCGTCGATCGAACCGACCGATGACGGGATGATAATTGAAGGCCCACGCCCATTGCAGGGGGCGGCGTGTCATAGTCACGGCGACCACCGCATCGGCATGGCGATGGCTGTAGCTGGACTCGTCGCGGAAGGGGAAACGACCGTTTCCGGCGCGGCGGCGATCGACATTTCATTTCCGGGATTCGGCGAGCTATTAGCTGCGGTTGTAGAGCGATAG
- a CDS encoding DUF4825 domain-containing protein, with translation MKKTLKISFFLFLATLIGSGCNSNSGSEEPVEITDGYAGDLFEFKDAYVGNASAVGNIVSRLQKADHFKGFELKTEEEPYGIILNYDMDESDKNGKEAVIYNATFLFALIQNVDWITFHFHDREYTITKEKFKNWLGEDMREFRSEEELKSLIQKQVGDEEKVNQLFK, from the coding sequence ATGAAGAAAACACTTAAAATCTCATTTTTTTTGTTTTTAGCCACTTTAATTGGGAGTGGTTGTAATTCAAACAGCGGAAGTGAAGAACCAGTTGAAATAACGGACGGTTATGCTGGAGATTTATTTGAATTTAAAGATGCTTATGTTGGAAATGCGAGCGCAGTAGGGAATATTGTAAGCCGCTTGCAGAAAGCCGACCATTTTAAAGGGTTTGAATTGAAAACAGAAGAGGAGCCCTACGGCATTATTTTAAATTATGACATGGACGAATCTGATAAAAATGGTAAAGAAGCGGTTATTTATAACGCTACATTTTTATTTGCGCTGATTCAAAATGTGGATTGGATTACGTTTCATTTCCATGATCGGGAATACACTATAACGAAAGAAAAATTTAAAAATTGGCTCGGGGAAGATATGAGAGAATTTCGAAGTGAGGAAGAATTAAAATCACTTATCCAAAAGCAGGTGGGTGATGAGGAAAAAGTAAATCAATTGTTCAAATAA